The genome window ATCGCGGTCGATGGGGATGGTATTGGTACGATCACGCATCGCGGGCTGGGGTCGCACCGCTACCGAATCACGTTCAAAGGGCCGGGTGGTCACTCGTACGGTTCATTCGGCATTGTTAATCCGCACAGTGCTTTGGGAAAGGCAATTTATTATTTCACGGCCGATGCGGATAAGGCAACGCGGCAGGGCGTTAAAACGACGTACAGCGTTAGTGTGATTGGTGGTGGTACGTCAGTAAACGCAATTCCCTATGAGTCATGGGCGGAGATCGATATGCGCTCCGAAAGCCCAGACAAACTCAACGAAGTTGATCAGTTATTACAGAACGCGGTTCAAAAAGCGCTTAAAGAGGAAAACAGTATCAAACGGCAAGGCCCCGATCTGACAGTTGACGTGAAGAAAATTGGTGACCGGCCATCGGGGAAAACGGAGGCAACGGCGGCTATTGTCCAGCGGGCTATGGCGGTGTCGACATACCTGAACGCAGAACCCCAACTGGAGGTCTCGTCTACAAACGCCAACACGCCAATTTCCCTGGGTATTCCAGCCGTAACGATCGGTAGCGGGGGCATCGGTGGTGGCGAACACGCGCTAAACGAATGGTGGCTCAACGACAAAGGCTATCTGGGTATGCAGCGGGTGTTACTACTGCTGTTAGCCGAAGCAGGCCTGAATAAAACTACCGGCGCGCCAATCGGCAAAAAGTAATTCAATGGTTTTGATTTCGTTGTTGGTTTCATACGCCGTATCTTGGAGATACGGCGTATGAAACCAACAATCCGCTCTTTATTCACCCATCTCATTGTTGGCAACGGCCGCCTTATCAGTAAGTCGAGTAAGTATCGACTCCGAAAGCGGGGTTTCGCTGTCCTTACCGAACGTACGCTGCTCACCGATCCCGCCCGGTTCCGGCAAAAACTCATTAGCCCAACCTAATGTATCCGTTATGAAGCCCGGCGCAAATCCGTGGATAGCAGAACCTATTTTGGCCGGTAAGGTGATGATTCGCTCGGCTTCACCCGTTCGACACGCATCTACAATTTCACGAGCGCAGTCATCGGATGCGATTGTAAAAAAAGGGATCGAATCACTGATCTTGAAAACACTGTACTCTTTCTCGTTCTGACCTTTGAAGATGGCATTGCGCGGGCTTCCCGTTCGAATCAGACCGGGGCAGATCGTTGTCACAAAGATACCATCCTTGAGCAGTTCTGACCGAAGCCCTTCGGAGTATCCGACGAAGGCGAATTTACTGACCGAATAAGGAGCAAGATGAGGCACTGCAATTTTACCCCCAAACGAAGTGATATTGACGATACGCCCTGCTTTCCGTTCGCGCATCCGAGGAAGTACCGCGTTGACCATGTTAAAAGCTGACCAGAAGTTGGTCTCCATCGCTTCCCGAAAATCGCTTTCGGTAGCGTGCTCAAGCGGACTCACGATAATCGTTCCGGCATTGTTGACCAGCACATCTACTGGCCCTAATACCTGATCGACGGCTCTTATAAAATCCGCAACCTGATCTTTATCGGTAATGTCGCAGGCATACGTAAACACGTCACTGCCGCGCATTCGCAGGTCTGCCTGAGCGCGGTTCAGTTCATCCTGATCGCGGGCGCAGATCGCTACATTGGCACCTTCCTGCGCAAAGTGGCGGGCTAGTTCGAGACCCAGCCCGCGCGAGCCCCCGGTGATGACAACGGTTTTATCGTGAAAATCTATCGTTCGTTTTTTAGTCAGAAACGCTTTCGCAACGGCCACAGCCCCAATACCCGCCAGCGTCCACCACAGTCCGTTATGATTCAAGGCACTCATTGTTTTAGTCGTTTTTTGTTCGTCTTCCAGTCAACTCATGCCGCAACCCGATTGTTGACGGCTTTGAGTAAGTGGGACCGGTTCGAAGCACGGCTCCCTACCAATCGCACAGTGCCACTTCGCGAATCTTTCGTAACCAAATGAGCAAACAGAGCGTTATCTTCTCTGTACAACAATCAGTATTACGAACTCAACAATCATGGAAAATCAACAAAATCTGGCGGGCAAAAAAATAGCGGCCCTGATGACGGAAGGTTTCGAACAGGTCGAACTGACCAAACCCCAGCAGGCCTTCGAAGATGCCGGTGCAACAGTACATATTATTGCCCCGAAAGGTGGCCAGATCAAAGCATGGGACGAAACCGAATGGGGCGAAACATTTGATGTTGACCTGCCACTCGCCGGAGCGGACCCCGCCAGTTACGATGCCTTGCTATTGCCAGGGGGCGTTTTGAACCCAGACAAACTACGCACGGAACCACAGGCGGTTAAATTCATCCAGCACTTTTTTGATCAGCAAAAACCCGTTGCCGCCATCTGTCACGCACCCACGATGCTGATCGAAGCGGATGTGGTCGATGGCCGTACGCTAACGTCGTACCCTTCGATCCAGACGGATCTTAAGAACGCCGGAGCAACTTGGGTCAATCAAGAAGTTGTCGTTGATGGCAACTTGGTTACCAGCCGTAATCCTGACGATATACCAGCTTTCAACCGGGAAGCGATCAAATTGATCAGCGAAGGCGTCAAAGCCAATCAGACGGCCTAGTTTTTTTAGTGCAGATCGGGGAATCGGAGCCATGGCTCCGATTCCCCGATCTGCATTCATCCATAGTATCACTCCCCCGGGCTTACCCGCTGCGCTAATACGCCATCGGGATAGCCAACTTCCACCAGATACAGGCCATTGGCCGGAGCCGCCCGTCCAGCCAGGGTGCGGTCCTGATCGTTGATCAACTGGTCGAACTGGTCAAGCGTCATTCCGTCCTGCCCTATTTCGAGCATGGTGCCCACAATGGTGCGCACCATTCCCCACAAAAACCGATTGGCTTTGATGTGAAACGTCAGCAAATTGGCCTCACTACGCTCCCAGTACGCAAAATCAAGCCGACATCGAAAGTGCGTCACGTTGGCCCGCGCCTTACTGAAGCTTTTAAAATCAGTATGATTGAGCAATATCCGGCAAGCTTCGTTCATACGCTCGACATCCAGCGCAGGCCGAAAGTGATAGGTCAACCCGGATTCAAACGCGTTTTTATGACGCGTAATATGATACTGATAATACCGTGAGATGGCCGAAAAGCGAGCATGGTCAGTTGGTCGAACGGGAAAGATCGCTCGTATGGCAATGTCATCCGGCAGCATGCAGTTGATCGAATAAAGCAACGCATCCGTCCATATGATCGGCTCTTCGACCTCAAAATGAGCGAATTGTTGTTGCGCATGAACCCCCGCATCAGTACGCCCGCTTCCCATAACGAACACCGGCTGTCGCAGTCGCCGGGTCAATGCCGCTTCCAGCGTCGTTTGCACACTTACGCCGTTTGCCTGTGTTTGCCAGCCGTGGTAGGCGGTTCCTCTGTACGATAGTTCGATAAAATAACGCATACCGGGCAAAAATACGCCCAAACCGTCTAAAACGATGAAGCCGCCCACCCATAGGTGCACGGCTCCGTCAAAAAGCTTAATGAACGCTATCGTGGCCCGCGACCACCGCCACCCGGAAACCCACCCTGCCGACCACCCGATTGGCCCGGCTCCTGTGTGCGCTGCTGAATCTGAGGCTGTGCTCCACGGTTTTCGGGCGCACGCTGGAATCCGCCTTCGCGGCCAGCCGGAGCCATCTGCGTTCCGGGTTGAGCCTGAGAACCTGGCCGCTCGAATGATCGGTTCGGTTGCTGTTGTGGTTCAAATCCACCCTGCCGACCACTATTGCCCGGTTCCGCCCGCTGGTATGTCCCCCGGCTTGTACCACTGGACCGATCAGGAGCCGGATAAGTACCAGGATTTGGCGTAGCTGGGCTCATTCCGGGGTTCGAAAAAGAACCGCGTCGATCGGGCGAAGTATTTCCATTGTAGTCCCGATTTGGCCGGCTGTTTCCATTAAAGTCGCGACCAGGCGTGTTATTCCCATCAAAATCACGACCGGGTGCGTTGTTGCCATTGAAGTCTCGGTTAGGCCCTGCGTTCCCGTTGTAGCTGCCCCGGTTAGGTACGTTGTTCCCGTTGTAGTCGCGATTCGGCATATTGCTGTTGTAGCTGCCCCGGTTCGGTACGCCGTTATTGTTGTAATTTGGTCGGGCACCATTGTCGAACCGATCACGGTCATTGCGGCCATAGTCCTGACGGGCATTGTTCGGACGATAGAACCCTACCGAGCCATTGCCAATCACAGAACGACCGGGACGGTCCATATTATCGATCCGATAGACCGGAACGCTTCGGCGGGTTACCCGTTCGATATCACCACGCGGTGGTCCGTATGCATACGCCCGGTTGTTGGTCCGGTAGTAATTGTTGATGATCGTCGTGTTCTGGTAGATGTTGATAACGTTGGGCCGTGGCACGCAATAGCTATACAGACGAGGGCTCGTGATGTAAATCTGAGGGACAAATGTCCAGTAAGGAGCCGGTATGTTGATATTGATGTTCACGTTCATACCAGGGGCTAGCGGTGCCCATCCATAATATCCACCGCCCGTACGCCACGACACCCAGGCTGGTCCCCAGTCGGAATCAGGAATCCAGAGCCAGCCGCCATAGGCCGGATCGTAAATCCAGCGACCGTAGTGGAACGGCGCCCAGCCCCACGCGTAATCGGACACCCAGGTGTTGCCGTATTCTGTAACGACCCAGTGACCGCCAGTGGCATAGGGCTGGAAATCAGGACCGGCATCCGGAATCCACACATTGCCGTAGCTAGGGTATTGCGTCCACTGTCCGTAAGGCGCTAATTCATCATAGAAGGATTCGACCGGTACGCTGACACCCGGCTGCGCCATCGCTTTCGGCAGGAAAGACGGGCTAAAAGCCAGCATAGTTATCAGACCGAGGAGCTTTATCGTTTTCAGAACTGTCATGACCGAACTAGTTTGCGTGTGAGTTTCGACACTCAACATGAATTAGATTGCCCAAATGCGCAAACGTTTAACCACGGTTGAAAACTTATTTCTACGCGTAGCTAGGCTTTTAGCCGCTTATAAACGGCTCCCGCAACCAGTCCACCAAACAGATACCAGCCAATGGTCATGGCAGCCGTAGCGGGTGTGCGTTTAGTTGGTTTTTCGCCCAGGCCCATCGGCCCCGGCAGCGTGACGGCACCAATACCAGCGAGTAGGCCCAAGGCGGCTCCGGCCACTACAGGTTGCTTCGTGTTGACACCGACTAAACTGTAATACAGGGCATTCGAAGCAACGTCACCGGCCATAGCCAGCCTGTAAAGTTCCTCTCCCTGAGGAGGTTGTTCACCGACGGCTCGAAACCCTTTGGCAATACTGCGCATGCCGAGCAAATCAGCGCGTGGCGCATCGGGAATGAACTGGCGGGCAATTTCGTGCAATACATTGAGGGCCACGGCACCGGCGAGACCACTACCAAGTGATCGGGTGATGGTTGGATTGATTGTAGCAGGCATAAACGTTGAGCGGTTCGTTAACTAACCCATGAACCGGTTAATCGGGAAGTTGTTCAGTTAACACCGGCCTGCTGTAACGGGCGGGCTTGACGATTGCAAAAGAAGTCCGATACCGTTTTAGCAGGAAAGTACGCCGACTCTACCCATAACCTAGCAAACGGAAACCAGCAGGAGCAAAAAGCGGATCCGTACGCAATCGACATATGGGTTCGATCTACGTACGGATCCGCTTTAAAGTAGAGTCGTCGAAGGCGTACAGTAGATGGACTATCCTTACCACTACTCTATCACCGAGACAACCAAATCTATTTTTCTGTCGTCCTGTGGGACTGACTATTCCTGGTTACGTCTGCGGGGGTCGAATCGATCCACGCGAACCGGCTGAACCATCAACGTCGTTGACTTAATCAGCGGACGAAATGCCCGATCGAGTATGTCACTCCAGCTAACAATTTCAATATTCCGAAGCAATCCATTAACGACTTGACTAACAATATTTTGCATAACTTTTACTAGTTTTAAAAAGAATGTATAGCTCGGGTATTCGGCAAAAGGCGAGAACAGATTCCTTGCGTTTCGCCCGACTGGGCTACTAAACAGGGTACGCTTATCACCCGTATTGGGTAATGCACTGGAAAAGCGAGGAATTTACGTAGTGTAAACTAATCACGGCTGCCAGAACCGGTAAAGGCGGGGCAGGTAGCTAAATAACCCCATTGAATCTGTTTATGTTACAAGAACAGGTTATTTATTTAAAAATTGCATTAAAATAAATAACACTGAATTAAAACAGGGGGAATAACGCCTTTAATCGGCCAATCCTGCAATAGAGTAGACGCCATCATTGATCGTCACGTCCAGATTTTTATCCACCCATTGCTGAATATCAACGCCTTCTGAGTTAAGTGAATCTAGACGCATGCCTTTCAGTAGTACGTCTTTGTTTAGCATTCGTACCGGAACGCGGCACACGAAGCCGTCACCCGACTTGGTAAACAGGTAATTGAAAATGATCGTCATGGGTAGCTATTTCTTGCCCTTTGTGGCTACGTTCGCTGTTGATACGGCCAGATTTGATGCCGTTTCTTTCTGCTCGTACTTCGGCACTTTAGGAGACCCGTGTACTTTAGCTGATTTAGTAGCCACTTTCTTCGCTTCTTTTGGGTTATTAGCCATTTATCTAGTTGTTTTTATTAAAATGAACCTGGGTCGACAGGGGAAGAAGGGAAAGCTGTAACCAAGTAGGATAAGAGGAGCGTTTTATCCCCTCTGGTTATCTGGTGTTGTCGTTGCTTCTGGCAGGATGCAAACCAGTCAAATGTAGACGCTGATGGGTGGGAAGCTGACCAGAAAGACAGTTTGCCTTCTTGGTTGTAGAGCGAACAACGAATCCGGATTAATTAAAACGGACCGTAAAATGGACAAATGGGAAGCCACTAATTAATGAGCGGTGCGACTGTGTACGGACGTTGGCATTGCTCTCTCTTGCCTGCTGTTCGGGGCAGTCGATCACAATAAACGGTATTTCAGTGCCTGTACGTACGCACACAACACGGATAGTAGCACTACTACATCGTCAGTAAAAGCCTGTAAATGACGCTAGTAGTTACAACCCGTTTGCTTGCGAAACGCAGTTTAGTAAAGGTAGTGATTCGCAACGCCGAATACTAATTAGTTCAAGCGCACCAGCGTATTCGTGTACGTGAGCGTTGCCTCGCTTACACCCGTAGTACCCGTCAGGGGTGCTGCACTATCGGGATTGGAGGTGCAGGCCAGGGGAATGTGGCCTTCTGTAGCCAGCATACCCGATGTGGCATCCAGTCCGAGCCAGCCCGCGCCGGGTACGTACACTTCCGCCCAGGCGTGTAGAGCCAGCGAGTTCTCTTTCGGGTTAGACGGATCGTCCTGATCAGCTGCATCCGGAAAAACCTGAGCCAGATAACCGGACACGAAGCGGGCGGCCAGCCCAACATGACGTAAAATCTGAACCAGAAGCCAGGCGGAATCCCGACAGGAACCAATTGCCTGTAATAATGTCTCCTCGGGAGTCTGCACACCGGGCTGCAACCGGGTGGTATACTCAATAGCTTGATTAACCCGCCTGTTGAGGTCAATCAAAAAGTTGATCGTGCCCTGTTTTGTCTGATCGATTTGCTGTATCCACTGATTCAGTAAGGGGCCATCCTCCGTAATTTCCAGATAGGGAGCCAGGTCTTTTCGAAGCTGATCTTCGTATTGAAACGGGAACGATTCGGCATACGTGTCCAGAAAGAAGTCGAATGGATTGACAGGCTCCAGCAAGGCCGTAATTTCGACTTTTATGGACATCGCCTGCGTGGCTTCGGCAAAGTCGATCCGGGCAATGAAATTGCCGAAGGGGTCCTGCTGCCAGTGAACGAGATGATTGGCGGGCTCAATCGTCAGCGAATACGATTCAATCAAAGCAGGACTATGAGCCGCGGGCTTGAGCCGAACCAGATGAGGTGACAGAAAAACCATCCGATCATATGCGTAATGGGTATCGTGGTGAATAGCAACTCGGACAGACATGCGTGTTTACCTAAAGTGACGATAGCAATACGGGTACTTTTTCGATACTAGTTGGTCGCGTGTGCACCAGCTTTCGATTTGACCGACCCTGTGGTTCGGCTCATCGAGACGACCTGCGCGTGCTGGACGGGCCGACCCAATTTTTCTAAAAGGCGGTAATGCGAATAGAGCGCCGACCCGAATGTCTTATTTTCCAGATAAGGCAGGTCAAACTCGTGGGCTGTCTGTCTGACAATATTGGTGATAGCCGGATAGTGAATGTGGCAGACTTTAGGGAATAGATGGTGTTCGATCTGGCGATTCAAACCGCCACAAAAGAACGCAGCGGTTGCACTGCGGGGCGCAAAATTGGCCGTTGTCTGCATCTGGTGAATGGCCCAGGCATTCTGTATGTCGCCCTGATTATCGGGAAGTGGAAAGGAAGTTCCTTCAACAGCGTGCGCCAGTTGAAACACAAGGCCAAGCACCAGTCCTTCGGCCAGGTGCATCAGCACAAAACCGATCAGTAACTGCCACCAGGTTATGTCGAGAACCAGAAAAGGAATGACCAGAAAGAAAAGATAATAAAGCCCTTTGGAAACAAACAACTTGATCATTTCTTTCCGCGGGTGCGCTGACGTATCATGCTGACCAATCTGACTCTTGAAGAACTTCACGTAGTCTTTACGGAAAACCCACGACAGTGAAGCCAGCGAGTACAGCGGAAACGTGTACCACTGCTGATAACGATGCCACGGCTGAAGCTTATCATCGGGGTCTAGCCGAACCAGACCGGGAGCCACTTCAATATCTTCGTCATGGCCGGGAATGTTCGTGTACGTATGGTGAACAATGTTGTGCGTAATCTTCCACACGTACGGATTCGCTCCCAGCAGATAGAAACTACTACCCAATAGCCGATTCACCCAACCCCGTGACGAAAAGGCGCCATGAAGCGCATCGTGGGAGACGTTGAAGCCAATAAAAGCAGCAAACATACCCAGTAAAACGGCCATAGCCAGCATAGTCCACAGACCAAACTGGTTGGACAGAATCAAACCATATAACAGCGCGTAGCCGGTTAGGAAGAAAATTGCTTTGCTCCACATGGCACTATTGGCATGTGGAGAAATCGCCTGCTCACTGAAGTAAGCGTCAACTCGCTTTCTGGCCGTAACAAAGAACTGCGAACGGTTTGTGTTTCTGAATTTTACTTGTGTTAGCACCTATTGGATCAGTTAAAGATTTGTCCGATTTCCTGAATTTTTCTCAGAATCGGTAAGGCCAAATGACCTTTTTTAGTTAAAGAATATTCTACCCTCGGCGGAATCTCGGCATAGGCAGTCCGCTCTAGAACGCCCAACGCCACTAACGATTTTAACTCGCTGGCTAGTACTTTTTCGCTTACACCGGGTAGCATTTCACTGAGTTGTCGGTAACGAAGCGTTTTTTCACCCAATAACAGAATAATGTACAGCCGCCATTTCCCGGAAACTATCCCTAGCGCGGTAGTGATCAACTGAAAGTCGGGTTCAGGAGGCAACTCGCTTCGGTTACTTTTTGTCATGATAGGCAGTGATGGACTACACCGAACCAACAAGATCAACCAAATTAAGACGGTCTCAGCATAGTCAAAAATCTTCGTTTACAGGCTGAACAGCGTTGCCTATACCTTCGCTGAACAAGTTGCGGACTATCCTGAGCAGGACATTAAAATTAGAAACCTTAGATGTGCTCGATAAAATCAGAAAATTAGTACTGTGATTAGCAAAAGGAGTTGAGTATGAAAAGACGGGTTATCAGCAAATTCTCGATAACGCAACGTTGATAGTTTTATGCGCCTGCAACCTATTCGTCG of Spirosoma agri contains these proteins:
- the truA gene encoding tRNA pseudouridine(38-40) synthase TruA, whose amino-acid sequence is MRYFIELSYRGTAYHGWQTQANGVSVQTTLEAALTRRLRQPVFVMGSGRTDAGVHAQQQFAHFEVEEPIIWTDALLYSINCMLPDDIAIRAIFPVRPTDHARFSAISRYYQYHITRHKNAFESGLTYHFRPALDVERMNEACRILLNHTDFKSFSKARANVTHFRCRLDFAYWERSEANLLTFHIKANRFLWGMVRTIVGTMLEIGQDGMTLDQFDQLINDQDRTLAGRAAPANGLYLVEVGYPDGVLAQRVSPGE
- a CDS encoding fatty acid desaturase family protein, whose protein sequence is MLTQVKFRNTNRSQFFVTARKRVDAYFSEQAISPHANSAMWSKAIFFLTGYALLYGLILSNQFGLWTMLAMAVLLGMFAAFIGFNVSHDALHGAFSSRGWVNRLLGSSFYLLGANPYVWKITHNIVHHTYTNIPGHDEDIEVAPGLVRLDPDDKLQPWHRYQQWYTFPLYSLASLSWVFRKDYVKFFKSQIGQHDTSAHPRKEMIKLFVSKGLYYLFFLVIPFLVLDITWWQLLIGFVLMHLAEGLVLGLVFQLAHAVEGTSFPLPDNQGDIQNAWAIHQMQTTANFAPRSATAAFFCGGLNRQIEHHLFPKVCHIHYPAITNIVRQTAHEFDLPYLENKTFGSALYSHYRLLEKLGRPVQHAQVVSMSRTTGSVKSKAGAHATN
- a CDS encoding winged helix-turn-helix transcriptional regulator, whose protein sequence is MTKSNRSELPPEPDFQLITTALGIVSGKWRLYIILLLGEKTLRYRQLSEMLPGVSEKVLASELKSLVALGVLERTAYAEIPPRVEYSLTKKGHLALPILRKIQEIGQIFN
- a CDS encoding DUF6600 domain-containing protein encodes the protein MTVLKTIKLLGLITMLAFSPSFLPKAMAQPGVSVPVESFYDELAPYGQWTQYPSYGNVWIPDAGPDFQPYATGGHWVVTEYGNTWVSDYAWGWAPFHYGRWIYDPAYGGWLWIPDSDWGPAWVSWRTGGGYYGWAPLAPGMNVNININIPAPYWTFVPQIYITSPRLYSYCVPRPNVINIYQNTTIINNYYRTNNRAYAYGPPRGDIERVTRRSVPVYRIDNMDRPGRSVIGNGSVGFYRPNNARQDYGRNDRDRFDNGARPNYNNNGVPNRGSYNSNMPNRDYNGNNVPNRGSYNGNAGPNRDFNGNNAPGRDFDGNNTPGRDFNGNSRPNRDYNGNTSPDRRGSFSNPGMSPATPNPGTYPAPDRSSGTSRGTYQRAEPGNSGRQGGFEPQQQPNRSFERPGSQAQPGTQMAPAGREGGFQRAPENRGAQPQIQQRTQEPGQSGGRQGGFPGGGGRGPR
- a CDS encoding SDR family NAD(P)-dependent oxidoreductase, with the translated sequence MSALNHNGLWWTLAGIGAVAVAKAFLTKKRTIDFHDKTVVITGGSRGLGLELARHFAQEGANVAICARDQDELNRAQADLRMRGSDVFTYACDITDKDQVADFIRAVDQVLGPVDVLVNNAGTIIVSPLEHATESDFREAMETNFWSAFNMVNAVLPRMRERKAGRIVNITSFGGKIAVPHLAPYSVSKFAFVGYSEGLRSELLKDGIFVTTICPGLIRTGSPRNAIFKGQNEKEYSVFKISDSIPFFTIASDDCAREIVDACRTGEAERIITLPAKIGSAIHGFAPGFITDTLGWANEFLPEPGGIGEQRTFGKDSETPLSESILTRLTDKAAVANNEMGE
- a CDS encoding transglutaminase family protein, whose protein sequence is MSVRVAIHHDTHYAYDRMVFLSPHLVRLKPAAHSPALIESYSLTIEPANHLVHWQQDPFGNFIARIDFAEATQAMSIKVEITALLEPVNPFDFFLDTYAESFPFQYEDQLRKDLAPYLEITEDGPLLNQWIQQIDQTKQGTINFLIDLNRRVNQAIEYTTRLQPGVQTPEETLLQAIGSCRDSAWLLVQILRHVGLAARFVSGYLAQVFPDAADQDDPSNPKENSLALHAWAEVYVPGAGWLGLDATSGMLATEGHIPLACTSNPDSAAPLTGTTGVSEATLTYTNTLVRLN
- a CDS encoding type 1 glutamine amidotransferase domain-containing protein; the encoded protein is MENQQNLAGKKIAALMTEGFEQVELTKPQQAFEDAGATVHIIAPKGGQIKAWDETEWGETFDVDLPLAGADPASYDALLLPGGVLNPDKLRTEPQAVKFIQHFFDQQKPVAAICHAPTMLIEADVVDGRTLTSYPSIQTDLKNAGATWVNQEVVVDGNLVTSRNPDDIPAFNREAIKLISEGVKANQTA
- a CDS encoding M20/M25/M40 family metallo-hydrolase, which translates into the protein MNRLLAPAAFTLLLIGSAGQLLKAQPAPTVDKRYLDEIKKLADQPAVKSAFQTFIDLEPQTKQDLITLTETPSPPFKEQVRAKKFAAMIKEAGADSVWIDDVNNVLAKRKGRSGKKTVVVEAHLDTVFPEGTDVKVKQKGDTLYAPGVGDDTRGLTAVLAVLKGMEKAGIETDADVLFVGAVGEEGLGDLRGVKHLLRKDGGIKPDAYIAVDGDGIGTITHRGLGSHRYRITFKGPGGHSYGSFGIVNPHSALGKAIYYFTADADKATRQGVKTTYSVSVIGGGTSVNAIPYESWAEIDMRSESPDKLNEVDQLLQNAVQKALKEENSIKRQGPDLTVDVKKIGDRPSGKTEATAAIVQRAMAVSTYLNAEPQLEVSSTNANTPISLGIPAVTIGSGGIGGGEHALNEWWLNDKGYLGMQRVLLLLLAEAGLNKTTGAPIGKK